The DNA region TAAATAATTATAATATTTAAAACGACTATATCATAAATTTTAATAATCACTATCATAATTATAATTTGACGCAGATTGTATCTATTTCTTTATAAAATAATGCTAATAAAAACTCTTTTAAATTATTTTTTATACAATATTGAGTATGATTATCAAAAATAAAATAAACAAGGTGAATATTTGTCAAGTAATTTAATTGCAAATAGAGATTTTAATATAATGATTGTTGAAGATGAACCTATTTTAGCAATGGCAATGGAATTAAACTTGAAAAAAATGGGTTTAAAAGTAAGTGGAATTGCAACTACTGCAAATAATGCAATAGTTCATGCTCAAAATAATTACCCAGATATTGCAATAATTGATATAAATTTAAATTCAAAAAAAACTGGTATTGATGTTGCTAATTATCTTTGGAAAAGTTTTAATATTCCTATAATCTTTTTAACATCTTATTATAATGATAATATTTTAAATCAAGCAATGGAATCAGAACCTTATGCATATTTAATAAAGCCTTGTAGAAATGAAGAATTAAAAGCAGCAATTAATACAGCTTTGCACAAACATCAATATTTTTTTAAAAATAAAAAAATTTTAAATCCTAAAGATAATGATTTTGTATATTTAGAAAATAATATAAAATATAATAAAGTTTTATGTGAACTTTATCTTAATGATACGATTTTCAAATTAACTAAAAATGAAAAAAAACTATTTGAGATACTTACTAAAGACGCAGGTAAGGTAATAGGTTTTGATACAATTTTCAATTTTATATGGAGAGAGAATGTCTATGATTTATCAAAATTAAGATCTTTAATTTATAGATTAAAAAACAAATTAGGTTGTAATCCTTTTGAAAATTATTATGAAGAAGGATATAAAGTAAAAGTAATACAAAAAAATGAGTAATGTATTTAGATTAAAAAATTATTCTTTTACTACTAAGGTTATTTTTTCATTTTTATTTATTATAATGATTTTCTTAGCTACTAGAACAGTTCTTACTATACCAAAAGTACAAGAAGAAAACCAAAAACAAATAATAAATAATATAACAAAAAATTTAGGATTAATAAAAAAGCAGTTTAACATAATAGGTAAATCTATTAAGATGCAATCAGATTTGGAAATTAGTTTATATAAAGAAAAAATAGTAAATGAAATAAAAAATATTGAATTTAAATATAAAAATAAAAAAGAATTAATTGAATTAATAGGAAAAAATAGATTAATAAATCTATGCTCTTATCAAATTAATTCAAATATTAAAAAAATAAAAGAACAAGATTATTTTATTTACAATGATAGATACAATTTTGATATATGGAAAAATAAAAAGATTGATAAGGCTACTTCATTTTATAGAAAAAAGATTATATTTTTTTATAATCATAAATTTAAAAACAATATAATATTATCTTTATCCTGTACAAAAAAACAATTAAATTTAAATCATAATAGTTTTGAAAAAAGTTTAAAAAGTAATATTTATACAAATCTTTTAGATGATGAAAGTTTAAAAAGTGAAAAAATTGCTATATTTTGGTTGAATCCAAAAGCTTTAGAAAATAGAAATGAAGTGCTTTATAGTATAAAAAAAGATAATTATATTCTTAGTAAATTATCAAATGTAAAAAATATACCAACTGGTAAATTAACAATAAATGAACTTATAAAAGCAGATGAAAAATCTGTAATTTTGAATAAAGTAAATAATAAAAATGTTTTTACTTGGGTTATAAAATTAAGTGAACGAAAAAATAGATACATTTTTCTTATTTATACAGTAAATAAAGATGAAATTGATGCTATGAGCGATGCTGGGTTATCTTTTTTATTGAAAGAGACATTAATTGCTATATCAATAAGTATTTTTATAATTTTACTTTTTTTTAGAAAAGCACTATTAAATATAAATACTATTACAAAAGTAGCAATAAAAGTAAATCAAGGTCATAAGAACATAAGAAGTGGTGTAAAAGGTGAGGATGATATTGGAAATTTAGGTAAAGCCTTTGATTCAATGTTAGATTTTTTTGAAAATAGTATAAAAACTTTAGATATAAAAGTAAAAGAGAAAACAAAAAAAATAAGTGAATCTTTACAAGAGAAAGATATACTCTTAAAAGAGATACATCATCGTGTTAAAAATAATTTAGCTTTAACTATTGGATTAATAGAACTGCAAGAAGAAGAGCTTAAAGATATAAAAACAAAAAAAGCATTGGTTGATATAAAAGAGAGAATCTTTACTATGGAGTTATTACATAGAAAACTTTATGAATCTAAAAATATTAGTTTTATTTCATTGAAAAATTATGTAGAGGATTTAGTTAGTGTAATTTCACGATCATATTGTAATAATTTTGATAGTGTAGATATAAATTTAGAAGTTGAAGATATAAATTTAAATATTGAAAAAGCTATGCCATATGCAATAGTGCTAAATGAATTAATAACAAATTCTTTTAAATATGCATTTAAAGATAATAAAAATCCAAAGCTTAATATAAAAATATCAAAAAATGAAACAACTCTTACTATGATTGTAAAAGATAATGGAAAAGGTTTAAAAGATAATTTTGAGAAGATTTCAGATGAAACTTTAGGATTAAAACTTATAAATACAATCGTAAAATTTCAACTTTTTGGAGAGATAAAGTATTTTTATGAGGATGGTGCAAAATTTTTTATTACATCAACTTTAGAAAATAATACATAGTTAAAATTAATTTTAACCTATGTATCTTTTTCTTTGATTTTCTTTTAATTTATCGATTTTTACTAAAATAAATCCATCTACGCAATCACTAAAATCTGGGTCAATATTAAATCCTAAAAACTCAACTCCACCTTCTTCACAAATTTCAGCATATTGTTTAAATAAAGTAGGAACTGCAACACCCATTGCATTCAATGAAGATTTTAAAATTTTAAAATCCTTTTTTCTATCATTCATATAAAATATATCTCTTAAATCTTGTATATTTGAAGAGTATTGATAAGGAATTCTAGCTTCAATTATATCTTCACCTAAGAAATAGTGAGAATAATAAAAAATAAGCATATCTTTTGCAACTTTGGGGAAAGATGCAGATATTGATACTGGACCAAACATATACTTTACATGAGGATTTTGTCTTAAATAAGCTCCTATTCCATACCATAAATAATCAAGTGCTCTTGTACCCCAATATTTTGGTTGAACAAAACTTCTTCCCAATTCAATAGAGTTTTTTAGATATGGTGAAAAGTCATTATGATATTTAAATAAAGTATTTGAATAAAATCCTTTTACTCCAATATTTTTATTTATAAAATCTCCATCGCCAATTCTATATGCACCTACTATCTCAAGATCATTTTCATCCCATAAAATTATATGTCTGTAATATATATCATATTTATCTGTATCTCTTTTTTTATTTATACCTTCTCCTACTTTTCTAAAGCTAAGTTCTCTTAATCTTCCTAACTCTTTTAAAACAGTTGAATCTTCATGATAATCATATAAATAGATTTTTTTTCCATCTTTTGTTTCTCCTATTTGTTTAGAGTTTTTAAGTTCACTTATTAAATCTTTTCTATTTTGTGGATGTGCAATAGCTTTTTGTGTTATGAAGTATGATTTTTTACCTCTTTTTAAAGAGTAAAGATGTTTTTTATATAAATTTACAAGAAATTTTTTATTTATTCCTTTTGGTTTAATATGCTCATTTGAAATAATCTCACCAATTTTTATATTTATATTCTTAGATTTATTTTTAAACATCTCATGTGATAAAAGTAAAGTTGAAAAAGTTTTATTTATTACTGACATAGTATAAAATATTTTTGAGTTTTTACCATCGATAAAAATGGGTAGAATTGGAGCATTTGAATTTATTGCAAAATTTAAAAAGCCTTTATTCCATATGGGATCTTTTATTCCTTTCGCACTTGCTCTACTTACTTCACCAGCTGGGAAAATTATGATTGCTTCTTCATTATTTAAAGCTTCATATACAGCTTTTATATCATTTTTTGATTGTCTCATTTTATAGTTATCTATAGGAATCATCAATGGTTTAAGTGCCTCAATACCAACTAAAAAGTCATTTGCTACAATTTTTACATCTTGCCTAATGTTTCCAATAAGTTTTAATAAACAAAGTGCATCTAAGCCTCCAAGAGGATGATTTGCAATGATTACTACTTTTCCAATTGTGGGTATATTCTGAATATTATTACTAGAAACAGTATAATCAAAATCAAAATAATCTAACACTGCATCAACAAACTCAAATCCCTTCAAATGAGAGTTCTTAGTTAAAAAATCATTTATGTGATCTTCGTGTACGATTTTTTTTGCAATTGTTAAAATTGATTTATTTAAAAAATTCCCATTTTGGTTGATTTTAGGAAATTTCTTTATTATTTCTTCTTCTACATTTATCATTAAAATCCTTTGCAGAAAGTTTAATTAATCACAGTTACATTTAAGTTACAAAAGGTTACTTTTGTTTTTTTTGATAAAAAATATGGTAAAATCACACAAAATATAAGAAAGGGAATAAATGAATAAATCATTCATTTCAAATTTTTTAGCTTTTTTACTGATTATTGTAGGTTATTTTTTAGATAATAATCTCTTATTAATGATTGGCCTATTTGCTTTTAGTGGAGCAATAACAAACGCTATTGCTGTGCATATGTTATTTGAAAAGGTACCTTTTTTATATGGAAGTGGTGTTGTTGAAAGCAGATTTGAAGATTTTAAATCTGCTATACATTCACTTATGATGAATGAGTTTTTTACAAAAGAGAATTTAAATAAATTCTTTGAAGATGAAATTAGTGGTGATAACTCAAAATTTGATTTATCAATAGTATTAGAAAAAACTGATTTTACTCCTGCCTTTGATTCTTTAAAAGAAGCAGTAATGAACTCTTCTTTTGGTGGGATGTTAGGAATGTTCGGTGGAGAACAAGCTTTAGATCCTTTGAAAGAACCTTTTGTAGAAAAACTTAAAGGTGCAATTGTAAATATCTCAAAAAATGAAACTTTTCAAAATGCGTTACATCAAAGTTTAAAAAACAAAGATGTAACTGATGATATTTATGAAAAAGTAAGTAATATAGTTAATAAACGATTAGACGAATTAACTCCTAAAATGGTAAAACATATTGTTCAAAATATGATAAAAGAACATTTGGGTTGGTTAGTAGTTTGGGGCGCTGTTTTTGGTGGCCTTATTGGATTTATTACGACTATTTTAGTAGGATAGAATATAATGGAAGAACAAGAAGAATTAGAAGTATTAGTAGTATTAGAGCTTGAAGGTTTAAAAGACCAAGAAGTTTTTGAAAAGCATGTAACTAAAGAGGGTTTTAAAATCGTTGAAGGTGAAAAATATGCGTATTCAGGGAAAAGTACAACTGGTACATTTGGTACGAAAGCATTTATTTTAGAAATTTTTAAAAAAGGGCTTTTAAAATCAGGTTTTGATGATTGTGGTATGATTTTTCAAATTGGAGATTTACCATGGCAAGCTTATAAATTTGATAAAAATACAAATGACTTTGAAAAAGCACAATAATTAATGAAAGATATCTTCGATTTTTTTTCAAAAAAGAATGACTGCCAATTAATAATCGTAAATGATGATAAACAAGCACAAGTAGCTTCAGACATAGTATCTTACTATGGATATGAAGCTTTTGTGCTAGCAGATTTCAGAGCCAATTTTGGAGATGACTTATTATCTTTTAGTGAAGAGATCCAATCAATTACAAAAGAATTAAATGGTTTTTATAACTATAAAAAACAGAAAAAAATACTTATTTCACCAATAAGAACTATTTCATATGCAATGCCAAAACAGAAATGTTTTGATACATTTACTATAAATTTTGCAGATACTATAAATATAGAAGAATTTAAATCAAAACTTTACAACTGGGGATATTACTTTGTAGATATTGTCACTTCTCAATCAGAAGTTTCATTTAGAGGTGATATTGTTGATATTTGTCCTTTAGGAAGTGATATAGGATATAGAATTTCACTTTTTGATGATGAAGTTGAAAGTATCAGGAAATTTGATATAGAAGATCAAAAATCTTTTAAAGAAGAGATTGAAAGTTTTGATATAAGTCCTGCTTTTTTAGCACTTGATGAAACTACATTTGAAGAGTTAAATGATGAAGTTCAACAAGTAGAATCTGATGCATTTGTAAAAGATATACACTCTTTAGGATTTTGGTATTTAAATGATTTAGGTGAATATTTACCAACTGTGATGAATAGTTATATAACTTATGAAGCTTTAGATGAACTAGATGAAGTTTATGTATTTGAAGAAAAAAGAATTGCAAAAGAGAAATTTTTACAAACACCAATAGTTCCAAAGTCAAAAGATTATAAAGAAGTAGATGTTGCTAATATAAATGATTTTTTAACTTTTCATGAAGATAAACAAATTACAATTATCTCATCAAGTGAAGCAAAAATCAAAGGTTTTGATTTAGATTTAACTAATAGTAAAATTAATTATATTATAAAACCTTATATTATAAATGTAGTTAGTAATGATGAAGTAATAATATCTTTAAATAAAGAGATAAAAAAAAGAAGAAAGAAAAGAGTAAAACTAGTTCTTGATGAATTACAAGAGGGTGATTTTGTTGTTCATGAAAAACATGGTATTGGTAAATATAATGGAATAGAACCTGTTACTGTAATGGGTGCAAAAAGAGATTTTGTAATTGTTTTATATGCAGGTGATGATAAGTTACTAATACCTGTTGAAAATCTTGATTTAATTGATAGATATGTTGCTGATGGAAGTTCTTATGCTGTTGTTGATAAACTAGGAAAAGGAAGTTTTGCTAAATTAAAACAAAAAGTAAAAGATAGACTTTTTGCAATTGCTAATGATATTATTAAAATAGCAGCTGCAAGAGAGCTTGTAAATGGTATTAAAATAAATACAGATAAACAACTTTTAATAGATTTTCAAAAAAGTGCAGGGTTTGAATACACAAAAGATCAAGTCAGAAGTATAACAGAAATATTTGAAGATTTAAGTAGTGGTAAAGTAATGGATAGATTACTTTCTGGTGATGTTGGATTTGGTAAAACTGAGGTTGCAATGAATGCAATTTTAGCAATATTATTAGATGGTTACCAAGCTATTTTTGTATGTCCTACTACACTTCTTGCAACACAACATTATCAAGGAATGGCTAAAAGATTTAAAGAGTATGGAATTACTATGGCTAAGCTTGATGGGAAATCTACAACAAAAGAGAAAAACCACATAAAAAAAGGTTTAGAAAGTGGTGAAATCCAGTTTGTAGTAGGAACTCACTCTTTACTTGATGTAAAAACAAAAGATTTAGCATTAGTTGTAATTGATGAAGAACATAAATTTGGAGTAAAACAAAAAGAGAAGTTAAAAGCATTAAGAGAGGATGTTCATATTTTTTCAATGAGTGCAACACCAATTCCTAGGACTTTAAATTTAGCACTTAGTAAATTAAAAGGAATGAGTAGTTTATTAACTCCTCCTCATGAAAGGCTTGGTGTTAGAACTTATGTTAAAGAGTATAGTGAAAAACTTATAAAAGAGATTATTTTAAGAGAAAAAAGAAGAGGTGGGCAGCTTTTTTATGTTCATAATAATATTGCATCAATTGAGGCTAAAAGAAGTGATATTGAGCAAATAGTTCCAAATATCAAAGTAGAAGTAATTCATTCAAAAATAAAACCTGCTGATGCAGAAAAGATAATTGATGCTTTTGAAAATAAGCAGTTTGATATTTTGCTTGCTACTTCTATTGTAGAATCAGGACTTCATTTACCAAATGCAAACTCAATTATTATTGATGGTGCAGATAGATTTGGTATTGCAGATTTACATCAATTAAGAGGAAGAGTTGGTAGAAGTGATAAAGAAGGTTTTTGTTACTATATAGTTGAAGATAAAAAAACAATTACAAGTGATGCTATAAAAAGATTAATTGCTTTAGAATCAAACTCTTATTTAGGAAGTGGTACAGCTCTTGCTCATCAAGATTTAGAAATTAGAGGTGGTGGAAATATAATTGGTGAAGCTCAAAGTGGACATATTAAACAAATTGGGTATGGATTATATTTAAAAATGTTAGAAGATGCATTAGCTACTTTAAGTGGTGAAATAAAAGAACAAAATAAATCTGTTGATATAAAATTAGCAATTAGTGCATTTATTTCAAGTGATTATATAGTTGAAGATAGAGTAAGACTAGAACTTTATAGAAGATTAAGTAAAGCAACTACAAAAGAAGAAGTTTATGCAATTGAAGAAGAGATGGAAGATAGATTTGGTAAACCAGATATTCCTACAAAACAGTTTTTAGAACTTATTTTGATTAAAATATTTGCAATAAATAAAAATATTAAACAGATCAGTTCATATGAGATGAATATAACTTTTATTAAAAATGATGATACAAAAGATAATATAAAATCACCAAGTAAAGATGATGACGATATAATAGCAACAACATTGAAATATTTAAGAAAATAGTTGGGAAATAAAAAAAGAGAAAGTGGGAGAACTTTCTCTTTAAAGGAAGAAAACATTGAGTCCTAATATGTTTTTTCGAATGTAATTATAAAAAATGCAAGTGTATAAAAAGTGGGTTTTAATACTCTTTATCAATTAAATTTCTAAAATATCATTAATAAGTCCAAAATACCAACCTTTTGCAGCATCTGCAACATCATGTGAAATTTCAGATATTTCATAACTTGGAATAAAAGTATCTTTGTATTTAAAATTATGTGTAATACTAACAGCTTTATTTTTTGTAATCATTGAATAACATACATTTCCTGGCATATTATTTTTATAATCAAAACTTTTGTTTTTTATTCTACTTACTATCTCTTCACTTACAATATATGCACACGAATTTGCCATTTGTGCAGATTTTGCAAAAGAATATTCTCCTTGTGAATCTCCTAAAATATAAATATCTTCAGAACTAGTTGATCTAAATGTTGGTTTTTTTAATTTTGCCCAACCCATTTCATCAACTTCTAAATTTGATTTTTTTATTAAAGAATTTGCTTGGTTTGGTGGAATAATATTTGCTTCTTCAAAATCTATTTTTTTATTTATATATTCAATTTGATTTTCATCAAAATTTTTATATGTAATTTTTTTCTTTATAAAATCAACATCTTTAAACTGGCTATATGGTTTGTAAATAATGTAATTTTTGTAATATTTTTTGAAAGCTTCTAAAAATTTATAAGGTTTTGCAGCTGGTTTATCTCTTGGATCAAGTATAACAACTTTTCCTTTTATATTATTTTCTTTAAAATAGTTTGCAATTATACATGCTCTTTCATATGGAGCAGGAGGGCACTTATAAGCACCATTTGGAATAGATATAATAAAGTTTCCACTTTTAAAGTTTTTTATCATTCTTTTTAAAGCAAGATGTTCACTTCCTGGTTTAAGTGCAGCCGGTGCTTTTATCTTACACTCTTGAATTTTTTTCTTATTTTTGAAAATCTTTTCATAATTATAATCAATTCCTAAAGTTAAAATAAGGTATTCATATTCAATAATATTTTTTGTTGTATAAACTAGTTTTTTATTTTTGTCTATTTTTATAATCTCTTCATTTATAAAATTAAAGTTGTTTTTTTCTATTGTTTTATAGTAGTCATAATTTAAATCTTCATATGAAATATTTCCAACATCACCTAACCATAAATTAGAAAAAGGGCAAGAAGAAAAATTATTATTTTTTTCAATTAATGTAACATTAATATTATTTAATTGTTTTAAGTTTTTTGCACAAGTAAGTCCTGCAAATCCTGCACCACAAATAACTATTTTACTTTTTCTATTTTTATTTGGAATAGAAGCGATTGCACTATTTGTTGTAAGTAGTGCTGCTGTAAAAATTGAATATTTAAAAAAATCTCTTCGTATCATATTTACTCCAAAAGCTTTTTATTATTTTAACTAAAAATTATATTTATAATAATAAAAAGTTATTTAATAGTTGTTATATTTTGTTAATAATCATTAATATTTGTTAATAAAGAGTTTATAAGTTGTTAAAAACAATATTTTATAATTTTCTTATCAAAAAATAGGAGATAAAATGAAAAGAAAAATTTTAGCAGCAACTTTAGCTACAACAATATTAACAACAGGATTATTTGCATACCAAAATAATGGTAAACAAGGTTGTGAATATATGAATAATAAAAATTCAATGTATATGAATAAAAAAGGGTCTTATTATAAACATCATGGTGTTATGGGAGTTGTTCAACAGTTGAATTTATCAGCAGAACAAAAGATTAAAATTGCGGATATTATGAAATCAAATAGAGGTAAAATGCAAACAATAAATGATGCTTTTACTAAAACTGAATTTGATAAAAATAAGTTTATTAAAATTCTTTCTACTAAAAGAGAGAATATGATAAAATTAAAAGCACAAATGATTTCAGATATTTATGATATCTTAACAAAAGAACAAAAAGAACAATTTAAAGTATTGTTAGATTTAAAAACTAGTAGATTTAAAGGATAATTTTTGATAAAAATTGCAATGGTTGAAGATGATATTCAACTAGCTGAGTTATTAACTCAATATCTTAAAAAGTTCAATATAGAAGTTACAAATTTCGAAGAGCCTTTTTTGGCTCTTTCTAGTTTGAGAATACATAAATTTGATTTATTGATATTAGATTTGACTCTTCCTGGTATGGATGGACTTGATGTATGTAAAGAAGTAGTTGAAAAATATAATATTCCAATAATAATTTCAAGTGCAAGAAGTGATATAACAGATAAAGTTACAGCTTTACAAATTGGAGCAGATGATTATTTACCTAAACCTTATGATCCAAGAGAATTAGAAGTAAGAATAAAAACAATTTTAAGAAGATATAATAAAAATGCAGAAGATATAGAAGATATAAAGAAAAAAATATTTGTTTTGAATTTAGAAAAACGTGAAATTACTAAAAAAGGACAATATATTAAATTAACTGCTGCTGAGTATGAAGTTTTATCTTTATTAATAAAAAGAGAAGGTTTTATTGTAACAAGAGAAGAAATTTTTGATAATTCAGATTTATTAAATCATGATTACGAAAATTCAGGATCATTAGCTGTTATAATAAATAGAATTAGACAAAAAATAGAAGATAATTCAAAAGAGCCAAAGTATCTTCAAACTATAAGAGGAATGGGGTATAAATTTTTACAATGAATAGACAATCAATTTTCTTTACAATTACAGTAAGTTTTATAATATCTATAGTTTTAGTAATTACAAGTTTTACTATATTAATGACTCATAATTATAAAAATGTTGAAGAGCAATTAATAGAAAAATATTTTCCAATTATTAAAATGGTAATAAGACAACATCATAGAGGTGGAATGAATAGTGATTTTTTTAAAACATTAGAAGAAATAAATTATAGTATAGTTCCTCCAAAAAAGATAAATCAAGTAACATATAATCCTAAAACAGTAGTATTAGTTGAAAGAAAAGATCCTTCAGGAAGAAATATATTAAGAATCTTAAAACTTGATGGGAAAAATTATATTTATATGAAGAAAAAGCATGAAACCTTACTTGTAAAAGATGAAGCAACCCATAATAATTTTACTCATATATATATAATTTTGGTGTTTGTAATTGTAATAATAACTGCTATCTTAATGTATTTAATAACACTTAGAAAATTGATGCCACTTAAAATTTTAAAAGATAAAGTAAAAACATTAGGTGATGAAAACTTTGATTTTGAATGT from Malaciobacter molluscorum LMG 25693 includes:
- a CDS encoding response regulator, which translates into the protein MSSNLIANRDFNIMIVEDEPILAMAMELNLKKMGLKVSGIATTANNAIVHAQNNYPDIAIIDINLNSKKTGIDVANYLWKSFNIPIIFLTSYYNDNILNQAMESEPYAYLIKPCRNEELKAAINTALHKHQYFFKNKKILNPKDNDFVYLENNIKYNKVLCELYLNDTIFKLTKNEKKLFEILTKDAGKVIGFDTIFNFIWRENVYDLSKLRSLIYRLKNKLGCNPFENYYEEGYKVKVIQKNE
- a CDS encoding histidine kinase dimerization/phosphoacceptor domain -containing protein; the encoded protein is MSNVFRLKNYSFTTKVIFSFLFIIMIFLATRTVLTIPKVQEENQKQIINNITKNLGLIKKQFNIIGKSIKMQSDLEISLYKEKIVNEIKNIEFKYKNKKELIELIGKNRLINLCSYQINSNIKKIKEQDYFIYNDRYNFDIWKNKKIDKATSFYRKKIIFFYNHKFKNNIILSLSCTKKQLNLNHNSFEKSLKSNIYTNLLDDESLKSEKIAIFWLNPKALENRNEVLYSIKKDNYILSKLSNVKNIPTGKLTINELIKADEKSVILNKVNNKNVFTWVIKLSERKNRYIFLIYTVNKDEIDAMSDAGLSFLLKETLIAISISIFIILLFFRKALLNINTITKVAIKVNQGHKNIRSGVKGEDDIGNLGKAFDSMLDFFENSIKTLDIKVKEKTKKISESLQEKDILLKEIHHRVKNNLALTIGLIELQEEELKDIKTKKALVDIKERIFTMELLHRKLYESKNISFISLKNYVEDLVSVISRSYCNNFDSVDINLEVEDINLNIEKAMPYAIVLNELITNSFKYAFKDNKNPKLNIKISKNETTLTMIVKDNGKGLKDNFEKISDETLGLKLINTIVKFQLFGEIKYFYEDGAKFFITSTLENNT
- a CDS encoding lysophospholipid acyltransferase family protein; translated protein: MINVEEEIIKKFPKINQNGNFLNKSILTIAKKIVHEDHINDFLTKNSHLKGFEFVDAVLDYFDFDYTVSSNNIQNIPTIGKVVIIANHPLGGLDALCLLKLIGNIRQDVKIVANDFLVGIEALKPLMIPIDNYKMRQSKNDIKAVYEALNNEEAIIIFPAGEVSRASAKGIKDPIWNKGFLNFAINSNAPILPIFIDGKNSKIFYTMSVINKTFSTLLLSHEMFKNKSKNINIKIGEIISNEHIKPKGINKKFLVNLYKKHLYSLKRGKKSYFITQKAIAHPQNRKDLISELKNSKQIGETKDGKKIYLYDYHEDSTVLKELGRLRELSFRKVGEGINKKRDTDKYDIYYRHIILWDENDLEIVGAYRIGDGDFINKNIGVKGFYSNTLFKYHNDFSPYLKNSIELGRSFVQPKYWGTRALDYLWYGIGAYLRQNPHVKYMFGPVSISASFPKVAKDMLIFYYSHYFLGEDIIEARIPYQYSSNIQDLRDIFYMNDRKKDFKILKSSLNAMGVAVPTLFKQYAEICEEGGVEFLGFNIDPDFSDCVDGFILVKIDKLKENQRKRYIG
- a CDS encoding DUF445 domain-containing protein, which gives rise to MNKSFISNFLAFLLIIVGYFLDNNLLLMIGLFAFSGAITNAIAVHMLFEKVPFLYGSGVVESRFEDFKSAIHSLMMNEFFTKENLNKFFEDEISGDNSKFDLSIVLEKTDFTPAFDSLKEAVMNSSFGGMLGMFGGEQALDPLKEPFVEKLKGAIVNISKNETFQNALHQSLKNKDVTDDIYEKVSNIVNKRLDELTPKMVKHIVQNMIKEHLGWLVVWGAVFGGLIGFITTILVG
- the mfd gene encoding transcription-repair coupling factor, whose protein sequence is MKDIFDFFSKKNDCQLIIVNDDKQAQVASDIVSYYGYEAFVLADFRANFGDDLLSFSEEIQSITKELNGFYNYKKQKKILISPIRTISYAMPKQKCFDTFTINFADTINIEEFKSKLYNWGYYFVDIVTSQSEVSFRGDIVDICPLGSDIGYRISLFDDEVESIRKFDIEDQKSFKEEIESFDISPAFLALDETTFEELNDEVQQVESDAFVKDIHSLGFWYLNDLGEYLPTVMNSYITYEALDELDEVYVFEEKRIAKEKFLQTPIVPKSKDYKEVDVANINDFLTFHEDKQITIISSSEAKIKGFDLDLTNSKINYIIKPYIINVVSNDEVIISLNKEIKKRRKKRVKLVLDELQEGDFVVHEKHGIGKYNGIEPVTVMGAKRDFVIVLYAGDDKLLIPVENLDLIDRYVADGSSYAVVDKLGKGSFAKLKQKVKDRLFAIANDIIKIAAARELVNGIKINTDKQLLIDFQKSAGFEYTKDQVRSITEIFEDLSSGKVMDRLLSGDVGFGKTEVAMNAILAILLDGYQAIFVCPTTLLATQHYQGMAKRFKEYGITMAKLDGKSTTKEKNHIKKGLESGEIQFVVGTHSLLDVKTKDLALVVIDEEHKFGVKQKEKLKALREDVHIFSMSATPIPRTLNLALSKLKGMSSLLTPPHERLGVRTYVKEYSEKLIKEIILREKRRGGQLFYVHNNIASIEAKRSDIEQIVPNIKVEVIHSKIKPADAEKIIDAFENKQFDILLATSIVESGLHLPNANSIIIDGADRFGIADLHQLRGRVGRSDKEGFCYYIVEDKKTITSDAIKRLIALESNSYLGSGTALAHQDLEIRGGGNIIGEAQSGHIKQIGYGLYLKMLEDALATLSGEIKEQNKSVDIKLAISAFISSDYIVEDRVRLELYRRLSKATTKEEVYAIEEEMEDRFGKPDIPTKQFLELILIKIFAINKNIKQISSYEMNITFIKNDDTKDNIKSPSKDDDDIIATTLKYLRK
- a CDS encoding FAD-dependent oxidoreductase, encoding MIRRDFFKYSIFTAALLTTNSAIASIPNKNRKSKIVICGAGFAGLTCAKNLKQLNNINVTLIEKNNNFSSCPFSNLWLGDVGNISYEDLNYDYYKTIEKNNFNFINEEIIKIDKNKKLVYTTKNIIEYEYLILTLGIDYNYEKIFKNKKKIQECKIKAPAALKPGSEHLALKRMIKNFKSGNFIISIPNGAYKCPPAPYERACIIANYFKENNIKGKVVILDPRDKPAAKPYKFLEAFKKYYKNYIIYKPYSQFKDVDFIKKKITYKNFDENQIEYINKKIDFEEANIIPPNQANSLIKKSNLEVDEMGWAKLKKPTFRSTSSEDIYILGDSQGEYSFAKSAQMANSCAYIVSEEIVSRIKNKSFDYKNNMPGNVCYSMITKNKAVSITHNFKYKDTFIPSYEISEISHDVADAAKGWYFGLINDILEI
- a CDS encoding Spy/CpxP family protein refolding chaperone → MKRKILAATLATTILTTGLFAYQNNGKQGCEYMNNKNSMYMNKKGSYYKHHGVMGVVQQLNLSAEQKIKIADIMKSNRGKMQTINDAFTKTEFDKNKFIKILSTKRENMIKLKAQMISDIYDILTKEQKEQFKVLLDLKTSRFKG
- a CDS encoding response regulator transcription factor: MIKIAMVEDDIQLAELLTQYLKKFNIEVTNFEEPFLALSSLRIHKFDLLILDLTLPGMDGLDVCKEVVEKYNIPIIISSARSDITDKVTALQIGADDYLPKPYDPRELEVRIKTILRRYNKNAEDIEDIKKKIFVLNLEKREITKKGQYIKLTAAEYEVLSLLIKREGFIVTREEIFDNSDLLNHDYENSGSLAVIINRIRQKIEDNSKEPKYLQTIRGMGYKFLQ